The sequence CAAAACGTGCAAACACTCGAGATCAGTTCCCTCTCCTGGGGGAGAGGGCTAGGGTGAGGGGGCTTTTGAAATTGTTTACTTCTTCAAGTCTTCGGCACCTTGCAGCGGTTCATCACCGAGCAGCAGATCCTTGTCATGGCTGACCAGTTCTTCTTCGAACATGCGCCACACATGGTCATCCTGACTGCCGAGCAGTTCAACAAAGCGACGACCCTCAACCTTGTCACCCAACTGACCGATGTAACGGCCGGTTTCGCTTTCGCTGCGGGTCAACACGATCTTGCGATCCTTCTCTGGCTGAGTCGGCGAAATCAGGTTCAATTCCAGCGTCTTTGGCTGACTGTCACCGCTCAAACGCAAATCAACTTCACCGGTCATGCCATCCAGATGCACAGCCGCACGCATCTTCAAATTCTGCGCCAACAATTCACGGTCCAGCGAACGGTTGATGCCTTTGCCCGCCTCGTAGTAGTTGTCGTTGACCAGGTTGTCCGGGTTGTTCACCGCGATGGTCACCATCGACAGGGTCAGGGTCACCGAACAGGCCAGAATCCCGATGATGATCCATGGCCAAAGGTGCTTGTACCAAGGACTTGCGGCGTTTGCTGCGGGCATGTTCAGTTCTCTCAACGGATTTGTGGGCCGATGAATCGGCTCTTGGCTTCAACGTGGACGCTGTCGTCATCGGCATCCTTGAGGAGGAATTTCACCTCGTTGGTGCTCGATGGCAGTTGTTCCGGTGCGCTCGACAACTCGACCGGCATGCTGACGATGTCGCCGGCCGCGACCTTGATCTCGCGTTTGCCTTGCAAGCGCAGATCCGGCAAGCCGGCGGCTTCGAGCACGTAGGTGTGGTCGCGCTGATCCTTGTTCATGATCTTCAGGCTGTAGACGTTTTCGATTCGGCCTTCAGCGTTTTCGCGGTACAGCACGCGGTCCTTGCTGACGTCGAAACCGACCAGCGAGCGCATGAAGAACGCGGTAACCAACAGGCTGATCATCGCCAGCAACACCACGGCGTAACCGATCAAGCGTGGCCGCAGTTTATGGGTTTTCTGCCCGGACAGGTTGTGCTCGGTGGTGTAACTGATGAGCCCGCGCGGGTAATCCATCTTGTCCATGATGCTGTCGCAGGCATCAATGCACGCGGCGCAACCGATGCACTCGATCTGCAGGCCGTCGCGGATATCGATGCCGGTCGGGCAGACCTGCACGCACATCGTGCAATCGATGCAGTCACCGAGTCCCTGAGCCTTGTAGTCGACGCCTTTCTTGCGCGGGCCACGGCTTTCACCGCGACGCGGATCGTAGGAAACGATCAGCGTGTCCTTGTCGAACATCACGCTCTGAAAGCGCGCATACGGACACATGTAGATGCACACTTGTTCGCGCAACCAACCGGCGTTGCCGTAGGTGGCGAGGGTGAAGAAACCCACCCAGAAGTACGACCAGCCATCGGCCTGGCCAGTGAAGAACTCGAAGACCAGTTCACGGATTGGCGAGAAATAACCGACAAAGGTCATGCCGGTGACAAAACCGATCAGCAGCCACAGCGAATGTTTGGCGGCTTTGCGCAGGAATTTGTTGGCGCTCATCGGCGCCTTGTCGAGCTTGATACGCTGGTTGCGGTCGCCTTCGGTGACCTTCTCGCACCACATGAAAATCCACGTCCAGACACTTTGCGGGCAGGTGTAACCGCACCAGACCCGGCCGGCATACACGGTGATGAAGAACAGGCCGAACGCGGCAATGATCAACAAACCCGAGAGCAGAATGAAATCCTGTGGCCAGAAGGTCGCGCCGAAGATGAAGAACTTGCGCTCAGGCAGGTTCCACCACACGGCCTGATGGCCGCCCCAGTTCAGCCACACCGTGCCGAAATACAACAGGAACAGGGCCGCACCGCCCATCATCCGCAGATTGCGGAACAGGCCGGTGAAAGCACGGGTGTAGATTTTTTCTCGAGAGGCGTAAAGATCAACGCTGTTGTTCGCGTTTTTGCTCGGTGGTGTGACGTCGTGTACCGGAATCTGGTTGCTCATCATTGCATCCCACGGCAGTGGAAAAATGCCTTGGTCGATACGTGCCAACCAAGGTCAAAAAGGGGCGTTGCAGTGGCGCAATGATACGCCGGTCGCTCTGGCTCAAGGGTGCGACCTTTGGTCGCGTTGGGGAAAAAACCTGAATGGTGTAGCGAACGTAGCAAAGCCTGACGCAGGTCAATTGACTTGTTGAGTATGGACGGTTTTGGCGTGGCAGCTAATCCATTGTTGTCCCTGGGGGGATCAGCTCGACGCCGTTGCCACCACACGCCTCACTGAGAGTGCGCGCACGGACGCGGTCATCTTCAGGTTTTCAATGGCAGCAGTCGATACATGAGTCTTTTAAGTCGCAACTTCAAACATTGTCTTTTGCATTGGATGTTGCTGTAAGTTTTCTGTGGCTGAAATATATCTAATTAATTGCTCTCGGTCGTGGCTTTGAAGTTTTCTGGTTTTTCGAATAAGTTGCGCTTTCGCGAAATATTATTTGCGTGCAATTAATT comes from Pseudomonas sp. RU47 and encodes:
- a CDS encoding FixH family protein, which encodes MPAANAASPWYKHLWPWIIIGILACSVTLTLSMVTIAVNNPDNLVNDNYYEAGKGINRSLDRELLAQNLKMRAAVHLDGMTGEVDLRLSGDSQPKTLELNLISPTQPEKDRKIVLTRSESETGRYIGQLGDKVEGRRFVELLGSQDDHVWRMFEEELVSHDKDLLLGDEPLQGAEDLKK
- the ccoG gene encoding cytochrome c oxidase accessory protein CcoG, producing the protein MSNQIPVHDVTPPSKNANNSVDLYASREKIYTRAFTGLFRNLRMMGGAALFLLYFGTVWLNWGGHQAVWWNLPERKFFIFGATFWPQDFILLSGLLIIAAFGLFFITVYAGRVWCGYTCPQSVWTWIFMWCEKVTEGDRNQRIKLDKAPMSANKFLRKAAKHSLWLLIGFVTGMTFVGYFSPIRELVFEFFTGQADGWSYFWVGFFTLATYGNAGWLREQVCIYMCPYARFQSVMFDKDTLIVSYDPRRGESRGPRKKGVDYKAQGLGDCIDCTMCVQVCPTGIDIRDGLQIECIGCAACIDACDSIMDKMDYPRGLISYTTEHNLSGQKTHKLRPRLIGYAVVLLAMISLLVTAFFMRSLVGFDVSKDRVLYRENAEGRIENVYSLKIMNKDQRDHTYVLEAAGLPDLRLQGKREIKVAAGDIVSMPVELSSAPEQLPSSTNEVKFLLKDADDDSVHVEAKSRFIGPQIR